A stretch of Miscanthus floridulus cultivar M001 chromosome 13, ASM1932011v1, whole genome shotgun sequence DNA encodes these proteins:
- the LOC136501731 gene encoding mavicyanin-like, whose protein sequence is MAMAAAVLLAVAAAVVMAEVAAAATYTVGAPDGLWDMQTDYAEWVKTKTFHPGDNITFTYSPELHDVVEVTKAGYDACSSANNISALRTGNDVVPLTAAGTRYFLCGLTGHCGNGMKIRVDVVAAASSAPGPAAGPASLSAAVPTSASRAAAGVAIGVAAASLLLQQHAVVS, encoded by the exons ATGGCTATGGCGGCTGCGGTACTGCTCGCGGTGGCCGCCGCCGTGGTGATGGCGGAGGTGGCCGCGGCGGCGACGTACACGGTGGGCGCGCCGGACGGGCTGTGGGACATGCAGACGGACTACGCGGAGTGGGTCAAGACCAAGACCTTCCACCCCGGCGACAACATCA CGTTCACGTACTCGCCGGAGCTGCACGACGTGGTGGAGGTCACCAAGGCGGGCTACGACGCCTGCTCCAGCGCCAACAACATCTCCGCCCTCCGCACCGGCAACGACGTCGTGCCGCTCACCGCCGCCGGCACCCGATACTTCCTCTGCGGCCTCACGGGACACTGCGGCAACGGCATGAAGATCCGCGTCGACGTCGTCGCCGCAGCCTCGTCCGCGCCGGGCCCCGCCGCAGGACCGGCGTCGTTGTCCGCCGCGGTGCCGACGTCGGCCAGCAGGGCTGCCGCTGGCGTCGCCATCGGAGTCGCCGCCGCGtcgctgctgctgcagcagcacGCCGTCGTCAGCTAG